One genomic region from Leifsonia sp. Root1293 encodes:
- a CDS encoding aldehyde dehydrogenase family protein — protein sequence MNSTLINPSDESVITTIEHSSSDDVDAAVARAVTAQREWASRAPADRAAAMRRFAEAVDGDREHLAQLEVRNSGHPIAQARWEAGHVRDVLEYYSASPERLFGRQIPVAGGIDMTFNEPLGVVGVITPWNFPMTIASWGFAPALASGNAVLLKPAEWTPLTSIRLGELALASGMPDGLLQVLPGRGSVVGQRFVTHPAVRKVVFTGSTAVGKQIMAGCADQVKRVTLELGGKSANIVFADADIEKAAATAPYGVFENAGQDCCARSRILVQRSVYERFMELLEPAVQGVVVGDPLQEGTEMGPLVSRPHFDSVSAYVPDDRDVAFRGSAPAGPGFWFAPTVLTPPRDDRRVREEIFGPVVTVLPFDDEADALALANDSEYGLSGSIWTRDLSRALRVSRGVESGNLSVNSHSSVRYTTPFGGFKQSGLGRELGPDAPLAFTETKNVFIAVDPAPLVE from the coding sequence ATGAACTCCACGCTCATCAATCCGTCCGACGAGAGCGTGATCACGACGATCGAGCACTCGAGCAGCGACGATGTCGATGCCGCCGTCGCTCGCGCCGTGACAGCTCAGCGCGAGTGGGCATCGCGGGCGCCGGCCGACCGGGCGGCGGCGATGCGACGCTTCGCCGAGGCGGTCGACGGTGATCGGGAGCATCTCGCGCAGCTCGAGGTTCGCAACTCCGGGCATCCGATCGCCCAGGCGAGATGGGAGGCAGGGCACGTCCGCGATGTGCTCGAGTACTACTCCGCCTCCCCCGAGCGCCTGTTCGGTCGACAGATTCCCGTGGCCGGCGGCATCGACATGACCTTCAACGAACCGCTGGGCGTCGTCGGCGTGATCACCCCGTGGAACTTTCCCATGACCATCGCGTCCTGGGGCTTCGCACCCGCGCTGGCCTCGGGCAACGCGGTGCTGCTCAAACCGGCGGAGTGGACTCCGCTGACCAGCATCCGTCTGGGAGAACTCGCTCTGGCGTCGGGGATGCCCGACGGCCTCCTCCAGGTGCTCCCCGGGCGGGGCTCGGTCGTCGGCCAGCGCTTCGTGACGCATCCCGCGGTGCGCAAGGTGGTCTTCACGGGGTCGACCGCCGTGGGCAAGCAGATCATGGCCGGATGCGCCGATCAGGTGAAGCGGGTGACGCTGGAACTCGGCGGCAAGAGCGCGAACATCGTCTTCGCCGACGCCGACATCGAGAAGGCCGCCGCCACGGCGCCGTACGGAGTCTTCGAGAACGCCGGACAGGACTGCTGCGCCCGCAGCCGCATCCTCGTGCAGCGGAGCGTGTACGAACGCTTCATGGAGCTGCTCGAACCCGCAGTGCAGGGAGTCGTCGTCGGCGACCCGCTGCAGGAGGGCACGGAGATGGGGCCGCTGGTCTCCAGGCCGCACTTCGACTCCGTGAGCGCCTACGTTCCCGATGACCGCGACGTGGCGTTCCGCGGCTCGGCGCCCGCCGGACCCGGGTTCTGGTTCGCGCCCACAGTGCTCACCCCGCCTCGCGACGACAGGCGCGTGCGCGAGGAGATCTTCGGCCCGGTGGTGACGGTGCTGCCGTTCGACGACGAGGCCGACGCTCTCGCGCTGGCGAACGACAGCGAGTACGGCCTGTCCGGGTCCATCTGGACCCGGGACCTGAGCCGCGCCCTGCGGGTGTCGCGCGGAGTGGAGTCGGGCAACCTGTCCGTCAACTCGCACTCGTCTGTGCGGTACACGACACCGTTCGGCGGCTTCAAGCAGTCGGGCCTCGGGCGAGAGCTCGGGCCCGACGCCCCGCTCGCCTTCACCGAGACCAAGAACGTCTTCATCGCCGTCGATCCGGCCCCGCTGGTCGAGTAG
- a CDS encoding gamma-glutamyl-gamma-aminobutyrate hydrolase family protein, with product MASNDSEPPIGATPVIGITTYLEQAQTGVWDVRAAFLPKVYIDAVTDAGGIAVLLPPQPVSPTTARSVLHGLDGLIIAGGADVDPSRYGQQPHERTGVPRIDRDTWEDALLLAAIESELPFLGICRGAQMLNASLGGTLVQHLPDVIGSEKYQPAPAEFGSIDVLTVPGSRVADLVGERHPAHVYHHQAIDVVADGLVVTARSEDGVIEAVELPAVPFGVAVQWHPEENSDDRRLFAGLVAAARLNVRGIDTGIREDA from the coding sequence GTGGCTTCGAACGACTCTGAGCCGCCCATCGGCGCCACCCCCGTGATCGGCATCACCACCTACCTCGAACAGGCGCAGACCGGAGTCTGGGACGTTCGGGCTGCCTTCCTGCCCAAGGTCTACATCGATGCGGTGACGGATGCCGGCGGCATCGCCGTGCTGCTTCCCCCGCAACCCGTCTCGCCGACGACCGCCCGCTCGGTGCTGCACGGGCTCGACGGTCTCATCATCGCCGGCGGTGCCGACGTCGATCCGTCCCGGTACGGGCAGCAGCCGCACGAGCGCACCGGCGTGCCGCGCATCGACCGTGACACCTGGGAGGACGCACTCCTCCTCGCCGCGATCGAGAGCGAACTGCCCTTCCTCGGCATCTGCCGGGGCGCCCAGATGCTCAACGCCAGTCTCGGCGGCACCCTCGTGCAGCACCTGCCCGACGTGATCGGAAGCGAGAAGTACCAGCCGGCTCCCGCGGAGTTCGGTTCGATCGACGTGCTGACGGTGCCGGGGTCCAGGGTCGCCGACCTCGTCGGAGAACGGCATCCGGCGCACGTCTACCATCACCAGGCCATCGACGTCGTGGCCGACGGTCTCGTCGTCACCGCGCGCAGCGAGGACGGCGTGATCGAGGCTGTAGAGCTGCCGGCCGTGCCGTTCGGCGTGGCCGTGCAGTGGCATCCGGAGGAGAACAGCGACGACCGCCGACTGTTCGCCGGCCTCGTGGCTGCTGCACGTCTGAACGTCAGAGGGATCGACACCGGCATCCGGGAGGACGCATGA
- a CDS encoding glutamine synthetase family protein, translating to MTPRSGNLTIEELTGEVASGAVDTVIVAFTDMQGRLIGKRVSARLFLEDVAEHGAECCNYLLAVDVEMNTVAGYSMSSWERGYGDMAMIPDFTTLRRAPWLPGAVIVTADLQWLDGSPVVASPRQILQAQLSRLAERGLVPFVGTELEFIVFDDSFRDAWKKGYRDLTPASDYNIDYALLASTRMEPLLRDIRNSMDGAGMYCEGVKGECNLGQQEIAFRYAHALVTCDNHSIYKNGAKEIADAHGKSLTFMAKFNEREGNSCHIHISLRDEAGGAVFADDEAEHGMSTMFRQFLAGQLAAMRELTLFFAPNINSYKRYVDGSFAPTAVAWGLDNRTCSLRVVGHGLGMRVENRVPGGDVNQYLAVAALIAAGLHGIENELELEDAAVGNAYTGGAERVPTTLREAAELFEGSEIARAAFGDEVVEHYLNNARVELAAYDAAVTDWERVRGFERL from the coding sequence ATGACACCGAGGTCCGGAAACCTGACGATCGAGGAGCTCACCGGCGAGGTGGCATCCGGAGCCGTCGACACCGTGATCGTGGCTTTCACCGACATGCAGGGCCGACTCATCGGCAAGCGGGTCTCGGCTCGGCTGTTCCTGGAGGACGTCGCCGAGCACGGCGCCGAGTGCTGCAACTACCTGCTCGCCGTCGACGTGGAGATGAACACCGTCGCCGGCTACTCCATGTCGAGCTGGGAGCGCGGCTACGGCGACATGGCGATGATCCCCGACTTCACCACCCTGCGCCGAGCGCCGTGGCTGCCAGGAGCCGTCATCGTCACCGCCGACCTCCAGTGGCTCGACGGCTCCCCCGTCGTCGCGTCCCCCCGGCAGATCCTGCAGGCGCAACTGAGCCGCCTCGCCGAGCGCGGGCTCGTGCCGTTCGTCGGCACCGAGCTCGAGTTCATCGTGTTCGACGACAGCTTCCGCGATGCCTGGAAGAAGGGCTATCGCGACCTCACACCGGCCAGCGACTACAACATCGACTACGCGCTGCTCGCCTCGACCCGCATGGAGCCGTTGCTGCGCGACATCCGCAATTCGATGGACGGCGCCGGCATGTACTGCGAGGGCGTCAAGGGCGAGTGCAACCTCGGCCAGCAGGAGATCGCCTTCCGCTACGCGCACGCCCTCGTCACCTGCGACAACCACTCCATCTACAAGAACGGCGCGAAGGAGATCGCCGACGCCCACGGCAAGAGCCTGACCTTCATGGCGAAGTTCAACGAGCGCGAGGGCAACAGCTGCCACATCCACATCTCGCTCCGCGATGAGGCTGGCGGCGCGGTCTTCGCCGACGACGAGGCGGAGCACGGCATGTCGACGATGTTCCGCCAGTTCCTCGCCGGACAGCTCGCGGCCATGCGGGAGCTCACTCTGTTCTTCGCCCCCAACATCAACTCGTACAAGCGCTACGTCGACGGCAGCTTCGCTCCGACGGCCGTGGCATGGGGACTCGACAACCGCACCTGCTCCCTGCGCGTCGTCGGGCACGGCCTGGGAATGCGCGTCGAGAACCGGGTGCCGGGCGGCGACGTCAACCAGTACCTGGCCGTGGCGGCGCTCATCGCGGCGGGCCTGCACGGCATCGAGAACGAGCTGGAACTCGAGGATGCCGCTGTCGGCAACGCCTACACGGGCGGGGCCGAACGGGTGCCGACCACCCTGCGCGAGGCTGCCGAGCTGTTCGAGGGGTCCGAGATCGCGCGCGCCGCGTTCGGTGACGAGGTCGTCGAGCACTACCTCAACAACGCCAGAGTCGAGCTGGCGGCGTACGACGCGGCCGTCACTGATTGGGAGCGGGTCCGTGGCTTCGAACGACTCTGA
- a CDS encoding amino acid permease: MAKDTLRVSGVTYASADEGYFEKRRLKRSAGVWGLWGLAVAAVISGDFSGWNFGIDFAGFGGMLIAFVILVVMYYGMIFSIGEMAAAMPHTGGAYSFARAAMGPWGGLVTGLAETIEYVATTAVIVFFSAQYANGITTELLDFDLSANMWIWWVILYVAFIALNAAGAAISFKFAIVVSIISIAILLVFSAMAIFSGAFNWDSLWNIAPDAGQTEFLPHGALPILFALPFAMWFFLGIEELPLAAEESHNPVRDIPKAGFWARGTLIVTGLLVLFLNTGVIGAEATGVSLEPLLDGFRAIVGDGAAAVLALFALIGLLASLQGIMFAYGRNMYSLSRAGYYPKFLSLTGKRETPGVALVVGAVIGFIALIVLDILSKVDAEGVGAVAGAIILNIAVWGAVLAYLLQMISFVILRRKYPNAKRPYVSPWGLPGAVIAGIIAALVFVGFIVNPTFQPAIIAILVVYVLILLGFALWGRHRLILSPEEEYAVSGGLHGDPQAEGYGGDVEKDLLAADGVDEPR, encoded by the coding sequence ATGGCCAAAGACACCCTGCGGGTCTCCGGCGTGACGTACGCCTCGGCAGACGAGGGGTATTTCGAGAAAAGACGCCTCAAGCGCTCCGCCGGGGTCTGGGGGCTGTGGGGCCTCGCCGTGGCCGCCGTCATCTCGGGCGACTTCTCCGGCTGGAACTTCGGCATCGACTTCGCCGGGTTCGGCGGCATGCTCATCGCCTTCGTGATCCTCGTCGTCATGTACTACGGGATGATCTTCTCGATCGGCGAGATGGCGGCGGCGATGCCGCACACCGGAGGCGCGTACTCGTTCGCGCGAGCGGCCATGGGCCCGTGGGGTGGGCTGGTCACCGGGCTCGCCGAGACCATCGAGTACGTCGCCACCACCGCGGTCATCGTGTTCTTCTCGGCGCAGTACGCCAACGGCATCACGACGGAGCTGCTCGACTTCGACCTCTCGGCCAACATGTGGATCTGGTGGGTGATCCTCTATGTGGCCTTCATCGCGCTGAACGCGGCAGGGGCCGCCATCTCCTTCAAGTTCGCCATCGTCGTCTCGATCATCTCGATCGCGATCCTCCTGGTGTTCTCGGCCATGGCGATCTTCTCGGGCGCGTTCAACTGGGACTCCCTCTGGAACATCGCTCCGGATGCCGGTCAGACCGAATTCCTGCCCCATGGCGCGCTCCCCATCCTGTTCGCTCTGCCGTTCGCCATGTGGTTCTTCCTCGGCATCGAGGAACTGCCGCTGGCCGCCGAGGAGTCGCACAACCCCGTGCGGGACATCCCGAAGGCCGGCTTCTGGGCCCGAGGCACCCTGATCGTCACCGGCCTCCTCGTGCTCTTCCTGAACACGGGTGTCATCGGTGCCGAGGCTACGGGAGTATCGCTCGAACCGTTGCTCGACGGATTCCGCGCGATCGTCGGTGACGGAGCCGCCGCCGTGCTCGCGTTGTTCGCTCTCATCGGACTGCTGGCATCGCTGCAGGGAATCATGTTCGCCTACGGGCGCAACATGTATTCGCTCTCGCGAGCCGGCTATTACCCGAAGTTCCTGTCATTGACGGGCAAGCGGGAGACCCCGGGTGTCGCGCTGGTGGTCGGCGCCGTCATCGGGTTCATCGCGCTCATCGTGCTCGACATCCTCAGCAAGGTCGATGCCGAGGGCGTGGGCGCAGTGGCGGGCGCGATCATCCTGAACATCGCCGTGTGGGGCGCCGTTCTCGCCTACCTCCTGCAGATGATCTCCTTCGTGATCCTCCGCAGGAAGTACCCGAACGCCAAGCGACCGTATGTGAGCCCGTGGGGCCTGCCCGGTGCCGTCATCGCCGGCATCATCGCGGCCCTCGTGTTCGTCGGCTTCATCGTCAACCCGACGTTCCAGCCTGCGATCATCGCGATCCTCGTCGTCTACGTGCTCATCCTGCTGGGCTTCGCTCTGTGGGGCCGCCACCGCCTCATCCTCTCTCCTGAAGAGGAGTACGCCGTCTCGGGCGGTCTGCACGGCGACCCGCAGGCCGAGGGCTATGGCGGCGACGTCGAGAAGGACCTGCTGGCCGCCGACGGCGTCGACGAGCCGCGCTAG